A section of the Lutra lutra chromosome 3, mLutLut1.2, whole genome shotgun sequence genome encodes:
- the LOC125095924 gene encoding F-box only protein 8, whose protein sequence is MGQGLWRVARNQQLQQEGYSEQGYLSREQSRRMAANNISNTSHRKQVQGGIDIYHLLKARKSKEQEGFINLEMLPPELSFTILSYLNATDLCLASCVWQDLANDELLWQGLCKSTWGHCSIYNKNPPLGFSFRKLYMQLDEGSLTFNANPEEGVNYFMSKGILDDSPKEIAKFIFCTRTLNWKKLRIYLDERRDVLDDLVTLHNFRNQFLPNALREFFRHIHAPEERGEYLETLITKFSHRFCACNPDLMRELGLSPDAVYVLCYSLILLSIDLTSPHVKNKMSKREFIRNTRRAAQNISEDFVGHLYDNIYLIGHVAA, encoded by the coding sequence ATGGGTCAGGGGCTGTGGAGAGTGGCCAGAAACCAGCAGCTACAGCAAGAAGGTTATAGTGAGCAAGGCTACCtcagcagagagcagagcaggaggatGGCTGCCAACAACATTTCTAACACCAGTCATCGTAAACAAGTCCAAGGAGGCATTGATATATATCATCTTTTGAAGGCACGGAAATCTAAAGAACAGGAAGGATTCATTAATTTGGAAATGTTGCCCCCTGAGTTAAGCTTTACCATCTTGTCCTACCTGAACGCAACTGACCTCTGCTTAGCTTCATGTGTTTGGCAGGACCTTGCGAACGATGAACTTCTCTGGCAAGGGTTGTGTAAATCCACTTGGGGTCACTGTTCCATATATAATAAGAACCCACCTCTAggattttctttcagaaaattgtATATGCAGCTGGATGAAGGCAGCCTTACCTTTAATGCTAACCCAGAGGAGGGAGTGAACTACTTTATGTCCAAGGGTATCCTAGATGATTCACCAAAGGAAATAGCAAAGTTTATCTTCTGTACAAGAACACTAAATTGGAAAAAACTGAGAATCTATCTTGATGAAAGGAGAGATGTCTTGGATGACCTTGTAACGTTGCATAATTTTAGAAATCAATTTTTGCCTAATGCACTGAGAGAATTTTTTCGTCATATCCATGCCCCTGAAGAGCGTGGGGAGTATCTTGAAACTCTCATAACAAAGTTCTCACATAGATTCTGTGCTTGTAACCCTGATTTAATGCGAGAACTTGGCCTTAGTCCTGATGCTGTCTATGTACTGTGCTACTCTTTGATTCTACTTTCCATTGACCTCACTAGCCCTCATGTGaagaataaaatgtcaaaaagagaatttattcGAAATACCCGTCGTGCTGCTCAAAACATTAGTGAAGATTTTGTAGGGCACCTTTATGACAACATCTACCTTATTGGCCATGTGGCTGCATAA